Proteins encoded in a region of the Antedon mediterranea chromosome 2, ecAntMedi1.1, whole genome shotgun sequence genome:
- the LOC140040677 gene encoding KAT8 regulatory NSL complex subunit 1-like isoform X2 has protein sequence MAPALTDAAAHSRSCKLPASPMNPENNNSLRANPGSPSDPGIGIGLGGSEEIISRTLALESAQIIKGATLETSFHRVVNGNGKQKHLVSDKRISLNGKNGGSKLLMTNGNSHHHTLLEKISIDLTPLSKTNTFSTSSITGTNLLKKIDLPTKINGHSNGNTTMPPETTNLDRLQCTKKEESIHHELGRDRDISPNTPILDIINDIENMNTEMPDSIHDDVDVENNIPNLSTGETVAPIDVKCDTNEEKEMKIDAKRTDSLKRQKKLEQQAIVLIKRIRRIQSRQISSHVKKQIGDAIDHEHKLREIVKEPIEDETSSERFLESNALDTKVQTRLLPGSNGSLVGLTSHEGSPHITEEFIKPKASDMHVVIGNLNADLRHLENSIDSDATESSSGGESDGEKEEDDMNKSLLKLHKVPLHKRSLWRWAKARSAIASRWTWLQAQVSDLEYRIRQQNDIHRQIRSTKGAVTLGEPPSAEEILRIKTVNSNYRSGKKLSPIEAKIARLEGKNELSPSNISMLLCNVDKQSAKLQKSFQNCVSPILGTPTPHQHATNGGGDKIHPNRTTTINGTKTNLETPNNQHKRIRLESNTPSPTSFSVQIQTTEEKYCARTRPVKYYRKRRIVRSGGMHYLSRKAAKRSTVKCKCCQPQMPCVMCGGRYNNLKPLDTNFMPEKERLSLLDYSYHPVLSFKKDVPATVRLENLITNGDWQRRSNNKTQNRKKSRLSSRDKKAKRKLSKTSSFLFASKLRELKQLKKESKILSRSHSQPTTPKGLLDISRQCRTDIKNKRAAAQLAIAALKKRARSLSLTDINCKTPSGTNTPTTDGQGLNTLFNSMPTNSLNSMRRKFNPNDAYDIDNIVIPYSILASTRVEKLQYKEIVTPKWRLVTEDEVSKRNSLLQTADDLSDEDEKQTFEAIQLRHNKSEVLEKSLYIRALTDLSHSNMKRNHSRRSRTISATTPDSLPPVSPDLNSSEIQMSDGLNTTFAVASLPTSTSVTPSPSPITVPDACATMERSTRRISNNSESTVDLEEEILMVDPWPLRTFPLTEEETKDLEEIPGAYQELDFGKSSGVSTPKSTVTLSRSGSRSELSSDAEDNPNEDPNDPEWTVVMKQKKVEVTPKGSIVLKLARR, from the exons ATGGCTCCGGCCCTTACTGACGCAGCAGCCCATTCTCGCAGTTGCAAACTGCCCGCCTCGCCAATGAACCCAGAAAACAATAACAGTTTGAGGGCAAATCCAGGAAGTCCATCAGATCCAGGGATTGGGATAGGCCTTGGTGGCAGTGAAGAAATAATCTCGCGTACACTCGCATTGGAAAGCGCGCAAATTATCAAAGGAGCCACTCTTGAGACCTCTTTTCACCGAGTGGTCAATGGAAACGGAAAGCAGAAACATCTGGTTTCTGACAAAAGAATCTCATTGAATGGTAAAAATGGTGGAAGTAAGTTACTTATGACGAACGGAAACTCCCACCATCACACACTTTTGGAAAAAATATCTATTGATCTAACACCATTATcaaaaacaaacacattttcAACTAGTTCTATTACAGGAACCAACTTGCTTAAGAAAATTGATTTACCTACCAAAATAAATGGACATTCAAACGGAAATACAACAATGCCGCCAGAAACAACAAACTTAGATAGGCTACAATGTACTAAAAAAGAAGAGAGTATACACCATGAACTAGGAAGGGATAGAGATATTTCCCCAAATACACCAATTCTAGACATTATTAATGATATTGAAAACATGAATACTGAAATGCCCGATAGTATCCATGATGATGTAGATGTCGAAAACAACATTCCAAACCTTTCTACTGGAGAGACAGTAGCTCCAATTGATGTTAAATGCGACACCAATGAggaaaaagaaatgaaaattgATGCAAAAAGAACTGATTCATtgaaaagacaaaagaaattagaacaaCAAGCAATAGTGCTGATTAAACGAATTAGAAGAATACAGTCTCGCCAAATTAGTAGTCATGTGAAAAAACAGATCGGTGATGCTATCGACCATGAACATAAATTAAGGGAAATTGTTAAGGAACCAATTGAGGATGAAACATCTTCTGAAAGATTTCTGGAGAGCAATGCATTAGATACCAAAGTTCAAACAAGACTTTTGCCTGGCAGTAATGGAAgtttagtaggcctaactagccATGAGGGATCTCCTCATATAACTGAGGAATTTATAAAACCAAAAGCTAGTGATATGCATGTTGTGATTGGGAACTTAAATGCAGATCTTCGGCACTTGGAAAATTCTATTGACTCTGATGCAACAGAAAGTAGTTCAGGGGGTGAAAGTGATGGTGAAAAAGAAGAGGATGATATGAACAAGTCATTACTAAAACTCCATAAAGTACCTTT ACATAAAAGATCGTTATGGCGGTGGGCAAAAGCAAGATCAGCTATAGCAAGTCGATGGACATGGTTACAAGCACAAGTATCGGATTTAGAATATCGTATTAGACAGCAAAATGATATTCATAGACAGATTCGTTCCACAAAAGGTGCTGTAACACTCGGTGAACCGCCATCTGCCGAAGAAATTCTTCGAATTAAGACTGTAAACAGTAATTACAGATCTGGTAAAAAGCTTTCACCGATTGAAGCGAAAATTGCCAGATTAGAAGGCAAGAATGAACTGTCCCCTTCCAACATCTCAATGTTGCTATGTAATGTTGATAAACAAAGTGCAAAATTACAAAAATCTTTTCAAAACTGTGTATCGCCAATTTTAGGAACACCAACACCGCACCAACATGCAACCAATGGCGGTGGAGATAAGATTCATCCAAATCGAACTACTACCATAAATGGAACAAAAACAAACCTAGAAACGCCTAACAATCAGCATAAACGAATAAGATTAGAATCAAATACTCCTAGTCCAACATCATTTTCAGTGCAAATACAGACGACCGAGGAAAAATATTGTGCCAGGACGAGGCCGGTAAAATACTACCGAAAAAGGCGCATTGTTAGATCAGGTGGCATGCATTATTTGAGTCGGAAAGCTGCAAAACGATCAactgtaaaatgtaaatgttgtCAGCCGCAGATGCCATGTGTAATGTGTGGAGGCCGGTATAATAATTTAAAGCCATTAGATACAAACTTTATGCCTGAGAAAGAGAGGTTATCATTACTTGATTACTCATACCACCCTGTCCTGTCCTTCAAAAAAG ATGTTCCTGCTACAGTACGATTAGAAAACTTAATCACTAATGGTGACTGGCAGCGAAGGTCCAACAACAAAACACAAAATAGGAA gAAATCTCGGTTGTCAAGTAGAGATAAAAAGGCAAAGCGAAAACTGTCTAAAACCTCATCTTTTCTGTTTGCATCAA AATTGCGTGAACTAAAGCAACTGAAAAAAGAAAGCAAGATCTTATCCCGTTCACATTCACAACCAACAACTCCAAAGGGCTTGCTAGATATATCACGGCAATGTCGTACCGACATAAAAAACAAACGGGCAGCAGCACAGTTAGCTATTG CTGCTTTAAAGAAACGGGCACGTAGTCTTTCACTGACGGATATAAACTGTAAAACGCCCTCTGGAACAAACACGCCAACAACTGATGGACAAGGATTGAACACATTATTTAACTCCATGCCAACAAACTCGCTTAACTCAATGAGACGCAAGTTTAATCCTAATGATGCGTACGATATTGATAACATTGTCATTCCTTACTCCATCTTGGCTTCAACACGTGTTGAAAAACTACAATACAAAGAGATTGTGACCCCAAAATGGAGACTGGTTACAGAGGATGAAGTATCAAAGAGAAATAGTCTTTTACAAACAGCAGATGATTTATCAGATGAG GATGAAAAGCAAACTTTTGAAGCCATCCAATTGAGACACAACAAATCAGAAGTCCTGGAGAAGTCGCTGTACATTAGAGCTTTGACAGATCTTTCACATAGTAATATGAAGAGAAATCATTCACGAAGATCGCGTACAATTAGTGCAACAACACCAGATTCATTGCCGCCAGTCTCACCAGACTTAAACAGCAGTGAAATACAGATGTCAGATGGTCTTAATACAACTTTTGCAGTTGCTTCACTCCCAACAAGTACATCTGTGACACCCTCACCATCGCCTATCACTGTTCCTGATGCATGTGCGACAATGGAGAGAAGTACACGTCGTATTTCAAACAATAGTGAAAGCACTGTAGACTTGGAAGAGGAGATATTGATGGTAGACCCGTGGCCATTACGAACTTTTCCACTTACAGAGGAAGAGACTAAAGACCTAGAAGAGATTCCTGGTGCATACCAAGAATTGGATTTTGGCAAATCTAGTGGGGTTTCTACGCCAAAGAGCACTGTTACATTGAGTCGGTCAGGCTCTCGATCAGAACTCAGCTCAGATGCTGAAGATAATCCAAATGAAGATCCTAATGATCCTGAGTGGACAGTGGTAATGAAGCAGAAAAAGGTTGAGGTTACACCTAAGGGCTCTATTGTCCTTAAGCTTGCAAGACGATGA
- the LOC140040677 gene encoding KAT8 regulatory NSL complex subunit 1-like isoform X1 produces the protein MFTSKKATTLRLWCTAAMAPALTDAAAHSRSCKLPASPMNPENNNSLRANPGSPSDPGIGIGLGGSEEIISRTLALESAQIIKGATLETSFHRVVNGNGKQKHLVSDKRISLNGKNGGSKLLMTNGNSHHHTLLEKISIDLTPLSKTNTFSTSSITGTNLLKKIDLPTKINGHSNGNTTMPPETTNLDRLQCTKKEESIHHELGRDRDISPNTPILDIINDIENMNTEMPDSIHDDVDVENNIPNLSTGETVAPIDVKCDTNEEKEMKIDAKRTDSLKRQKKLEQQAIVLIKRIRRIQSRQISSHVKKQIGDAIDHEHKLREIVKEPIEDETSSERFLESNALDTKVQTRLLPGSNGSLVGLTSHEGSPHITEEFIKPKASDMHVVIGNLNADLRHLENSIDSDATESSSGGESDGEKEEDDMNKSLLKLHKVPLHKRSLWRWAKARSAIASRWTWLQAQVSDLEYRIRQQNDIHRQIRSTKGAVTLGEPPSAEEILRIKTVNSNYRSGKKLSPIEAKIARLEGKNELSPSNISMLLCNVDKQSAKLQKSFQNCVSPILGTPTPHQHATNGGGDKIHPNRTTTINGTKTNLETPNNQHKRIRLESNTPSPTSFSVQIQTTEEKYCARTRPVKYYRKRRIVRSGGMHYLSRKAAKRSTVKCKCCQPQMPCVMCGGRYNNLKPLDTNFMPEKERLSLLDYSYHPVLSFKKDVPATVRLENLITNGDWQRRSNNKTQNRKKSRLSSRDKKAKRKLSKTSSFLFASKLRELKQLKKESKILSRSHSQPTTPKGLLDISRQCRTDIKNKRAAAQLAIAALKKRARSLSLTDINCKTPSGTNTPTTDGQGLNTLFNSMPTNSLNSMRRKFNPNDAYDIDNIVIPYSILASTRVEKLQYKEIVTPKWRLVTEDEVSKRNSLLQTADDLSDEDEKQTFEAIQLRHNKSEVLEKSLYIRALTDLSHSNMKRNHSRRSRTISATTPDSLPPVSPDLNSSEIQMSDGLNTTFAVASLPTSTSVTPSPSPITVPDACATMERSTRRISNNSESTVDLEEEILMVDPWPLRTFPLTEEETKDLEEIPGAYQELDFGKSSGVSTPKSTVTLSRSGSRSELSSDAEDNPNEDPNDPEWTVVMKQKKVEVTPKGSIVLKLARR, from the exons atgtttACATCCAAAAAGGCAACCACATTGAGGCTATGGTGCACTGCTGCAATGGCTCCGGCCCTTACTGACGCAGCAGCCCATTCTCGCAGTTGCAAACTGCCCGCCTCGCCAATGAACCCAGAAAACAATAACAGTTTGAGGGCAAATCCAGGAAGTCCATCAGATCCAGGGATTGGGATAGGCCTTGGTGGCAGTGAAGAAATAATCTCGCGTACACTCGCATTGGAAAGCGCGCAAATTATCAAAGGAGCCACTCTTGAGACCTCTTTTCACCGAGTGGTCAATGGAAACGGAAAGCAGAAACATCTGGTTTCTGACAAAAGAATCTCATTGAATGGTAAAAATGGTGGAAGTAAGTTACTTATGACGAACGGAAACTCCCACCATCACACACTTTTGGAAAAAATATCTATTGATCTAACACCATTATcaaaaacaaacacattttcAACTAGTTCTATTACAGGAACCAACTTGCTTAAGAAAATTGATTTACCTACCAAAATAAATGGACATTCAAACGGAAATACAACAATGCCGCCAGAAACAACAAACTTAGATAGGCTACAATGTACTAAAAAAGAAGAGAGTATACACCATGAACTAGGAAGGGATAGAGATATTTCCCCAAATACACCAATTCTAGACATTATTAATGATATTGAAAACATGAATACTGAAATGCCCGATAGTATCCATGATGATGTAGATGTCGAAAACAACATTCCAAACCTTTCTACTGGAGAGACAGTAGCTCCAATTGATGTTAAATGCGACACCAATGAggaaaaagaaatgaaaattgATGCAAAAAGAACTGATTCATtgaaaagacaaaagaaattagaacaaCAAGCAATAGTGCTGATTAAACGAATTAGAAGAATACAGTCTCGCCAAATTAGTAGTCATGTGAAAAAACAGATCGGTGATGCTATCGACCATGAACATAAATTAAGGGAAATTGTTAAGGAACCAATTGAGGATGAAACATCTTCTGAAAGATTTCTGGAGAGCAATGCATTAGATACCAAAGTTCAAACAAGACTTTTGCCTGGCAGTAATGGAAgtttagtaggcctaactagccATGAGGGATCTCCTCATATAACTGAGGAATTTATAAAACCAAAAGCTAGTGATATGCATGTTGTGATTGGGAACTTAAATGCAGATCTTCGGCACTTGGAAAATTCTATTGACTCTGATGCAACAGAAAGTAGTTCAGGGGGTGAAAGTGATGGTGAAAAAGAAGAGGATGATATGAACAAGTCATTACTAAAACTCCATAAAGTACCTTT ACATAAAAGATCGTTATGGCGGTGGGCAAAAGCAAGATCAGCTATAGCAAGTCGATGGACATGGTTACAAGCACAAGTATCGGATTTAGAATATCGTATTAGACAGCAAAATGATATTCATAGACAGATTCGTTCCACAAAAGGTGCTGTAACACTCGGTGAACCGCCATCTGCCGAAGAAATTCTTCGAATTAAGACTGTAAACAGTAATTACAGATCTGGTAAAAAGCTTTCACCGATTGAAGCGAAAATTGCCAGATTAGAAGGCAAGAATGAACTGTCCCCTTCCAACATCTCAATGTTGCTATGTAATGTTGATAAACAAAGTGCAAAATTACAAAAATCTTTTCAAAACTGTGTATCGCCAATTTTAGGAACACCAACACCGCACCAACATGCAACCAATGGCGGTGGAGATAAGATTCATCCAAATCGAACTACTACCATAAATGGAACAAAAACAAACCTAGAAACGCCTAACAATCAGCATAAACGAATAAGATTAGAATCAAATACTCCTAGTCCAACATCATTTTCAGTGCAAATACAGACGACCGAGGAAAAATATTGTGCCAGGACGAGGCCGGTAAAATACTACCGAAAAAGGCGCATTGTTAGATCAGGTGGCATGCATTATTTGAGTCGGAAAGCTGCAAAACGATCAactgtaaaatgtaaatgttgtCAGCCGCAGATGCCATGTGTAATGTGTGGAGGCCGGTATAATAATTTAAAGCCATTAGATACAAACTTTATGCCTGAGAAAGAGAGGTTATCATTACTTGATTACTCATACCACCCTGTCCTGTCCTTCAAAAAAG ATGTTCCTGCTACAGTACGATTAGAAAACTTAATCACTAATGGTGACTGGCAGCGAAGGTCCAACAACAAAACACAAAATAGGAA gAAATCTCGGTTGTCAAGTAGAGATAAAAAGGCAAAGCGAAAACTGTCTAAAACCTCATCTTTTCTGTTTGCATCAA AATTGCGTGAACTAAAGCAACTGAAAAAAGAAAGCAAGATCTTATCCCGTTCACATTCACAACCAACAACTCCAAAGGGCTTGCTAGATATATCACGGCAATGTCGTACCGACATAAAAAACAAACGGGCAGCAGCACAGTTAGCTATTG CTGCTTTAAAGAAACGGGCACGTAGTCTTTCACTGACGGATATAAACTGTAAAACGCCCTCTGGAACAAACACGCCAACAACTGATGGACAAGGATTGAACACATTATTTAACTCCATGCCAACAAACTCGCTTAACTCAATGAGACGCAAGTTTAATCCTAATGATGCGTACGATATTGATAACATTGTCATTCCTTACTCCATCTTGGCTTCAACACGTGTTGAAAAACTACAATACAAAGAGATTGTGACCCCAAAATGGAGACTGGTTACAGAGGATGAAGTATCAAAGAGAAATAGTCTTTTACAAACAGCAGATGATTTATCAGATGAG GATGAAAAGCAAACTTTTGAAGCCATCCAATTGAGACACAACAAATCAGAAGTCCTGGAGAAGTCGCTGTACATTAGAGCTTTGACAGATCTTTCACATAGTAATATGAAGAGAAATCATTCACGAAGATCGCGTACAATTAGTGCAACAACACCAGATTCATTGCCGCCAGTCTCACCAGACTTAAACAGCAGTGAAATACAGATGTCAGATGGTCTTAATACAACTTTTGCAGTTGCTTCACTCCCAACAAGTACATCTGTGACACCCTCACCATCGCCTATCACTGTTCCTGATGCATGTGCGACAATGGAGAGAAGTACACGTCGTATTTCAAACAATAGTGAAAGCACTGTAGACTTGGAAGAGGAGATATTGATGGTAGACCCGTGGCCATTACGAACTTTTCCACTTACAGAGGAAGAGACTAAAGACCTAGAAGAGATTCCTGGTGCATACCAAGAATTGGATTTTGGCAAATCTAGTGGGGTTTCTACGCCAAAGAGCACTGTTACATTGAGTCGGTCAGGCTCTCGATCAGAACTCAGCTCAGATGCTGAAGATAATCCAAATGAAGATCCTAATGATCCTGAGTGGACAGTGGTAATGAAGCAGAAAAAGGTTGAGGTTACACCTAAGGGCTCTATTGTCCTTAAGCTTGCAAGACGATGA